DNA from Deltaproteobacteria bacterium:
CGCCTCGTCTTCCTCCCGGTCGCCGATGAGGTCAAGTCTGGCACCTATTTGGTGTACGGCGGCGCGTGCGGCACCGGCGGGATGCTTACCGTGGCGGAGGAAACGCTCTGGGAGCTTGCCGGGGAACACGGCAAGGAAGCGTCCGTCCATCTGTACGGACAGGAAGTCAACCCGGAGACCTATGCCATCAGCAAGGCCGATCTCATCTTGAAGGGAGAAGGCGTCGAAGCCGACAACATGCGGTACGGCTCCACCCTTTCCGCCGACGCCTTCCCCGCTCGTGAGTTCGACTTCATGCTGTCCAATCCGCCCTACGGAAAGAGCTGGAAGAGCGACCTGGAGCGCATGGGCGGGAAGTCCGGCATCAAGGACCCGCGCTTCGTCGTGGAGCACGCCGGCAACCCGGAGTACTCGCTGATCACCCGGTCCAGCGACGGGCAGATGATGTTCCTGGCCAACATGCTGAGCAAGATGAAGCGGGATACGCCAATGGGCAGCCGTATCGCCGAGGTGCACAACGGCAGCTCCCTCTTCACCGGCGCCGCGGGGCAGGGCGAAAGCAACATCCGCCGCTGGATCATCGAGAACGACTGGCTGGAGGCAATCGTCGCCCTCCCGCTGAACATGTTCTACAACACCGGCATCGCCACCTACGTCTGGGTGCTGAGCAACCGCAAACCGGCGCACCGCCGCGGCAAGGTACAACTCATCGACGCAACCCAGTGGTCCCGGCCGCTGCGCAAGAACCTGGGCAACAAGAACTGTGAGTTGTCGGATGAGGACATCCGGCGCATCTGCGATGTCTTCCGGGCCTTCGAAGAGACGGAGCAGTCAAAGAAATTTCCTAACGAGGCATTCGGTTACTGGAAGGTTACCGTGGAACGGCCCTTGAGACTTGAAGGCGTCGACCCGGAACGGGTCTATACCGCCAGGGAGATCAGGGAGCTCAAAGACGAAGGTGTGCGCTCGGAAACCGCGCGGCCGGTCATCAAGAAGCTCCACAAGTTGGATGTCGAGGCCGATCCACTACGAGGTCTGTTCGACACCACTATCAAGGGCAAGCCGCGTGTCGTCGAGTACGAGCCGGATCCGGAGTTGCGGGACACCGAGCACATTCCTCTACCAGAGGATGGCGGCCTAGACGCTTTCTTGCGCCGCGAGGTGCTGCCCTACGCTCTGGATGCCTGGTACGTCCCTGACAGCGTGAAGGTCGGTTACGAGATCAGCTTCACCCGCCACTTCTACAGGCCGCGACCTCTGAGGCCGCTGGAGGAGATACGAGCTGATATAATAGAAC
Protein-coding regions in this window:
- a CDS encoding class I SAM-dependent DNA methyltransferase codes for the protein MSDLNISSFIWSIADDVLRDVYVRGKYRDVILPMTVIRRLDAVLEPTKDAVLRMKEQLDAAGITNQDRALRQASGEAFYNTSPFRLRDLTSRRRHQQLRADFESYLDGFSPNVQEVLEKFKFRNQIPTLVEADALGFLLEKFLDSSINLSPRPVLNDDGSVGLEGLDNHRMGTVFEELIRRFNEENNEEAGEHFTPRDVVQLMARLVFLPVADEVKSGTYLVYGGACGTGGMLTVAEETLWELAGEHGKEASVHLYGQEVNPETYAISKADLILKGEGVEADNMRYGSTLSADAFPAREFDFMLSNPPYGKSWKSDLERMGGKSGIKDPRFVVEHAGNPEYSLITRSSDGQMMFLANMLSKMKRDTPMGSRIAEVHNGSSLFTGAAGQGESNIRRWIIENDWLEAIVALPLNMFYNTGIATYVWVLSNRKPAHRRGKVQLIDATQWSRPLRKNLGNKNCELSDEDIRRICDVFRAFEETEQSKKFPNEAFGYWKVTVERPLRLEGVDPERVYTAREIRELKDEGVRSETARPVIKKLHKLDVEADPLRGLFDTTIKGKPRVVEYEPDPELRDTEHIPLPEDGGLDAFLRREVLPYALDAWYVPDSVKVGYEISFTRHFYRPRPLRPLEEIRADIIELERETEGLLVEIVGSGTKT